From Trueperella pecoris, a single genomic window includes:
- a CDS encoding Na(+)/H(+) antiporter subunit C: MTSSLALAILAGALVAVGVYLVLERSLSRIVLGLVAVTNGVNILMLIAGGPSGEPPMVGQARPEDMADPLVQAMMLTAIVLSLAVTGFLLAMAYRSWQLNGNDEVQDDLEDRRIAARSEEAKLDARADKPAAIEDHAAEVHDEIEDEEVSR, translated from the coding sequence GTGACATCATCCCTTGCATTGGCAATACTTGCGGGCGCGCTCGTGGCCGTGGGAGTTTATCTGGTTCTTGAACGCTCACTGTCGAGGATCGTCTTAGGGTTGGTCGCGGTAACCAACGGCGTTAATATCTTGATGCTGATCGCAGGAGGGCCCTCCGGCGAACCGCCCATGGTCGGCCAGGCGCGCCCAGAGGACATGGCCGATCCACTGGTCCAGGCAATGATGCTCACCGCAATTGTGCTGTCACTGGCGGTGACCGGCTTCCTCCTCGCGATGGCCTACCGTTCCTGGCAGCTCAACGGCAATGACGAAGTCCAAGATGACCTCGAAGACCGGCGTATTGCGGCGCGCTCCGAGGAAGCTAAGCTCGATGCTCGCGCCGACAAGCCAGCTGCCATTGAAGACCACGCTGCTGAGGTTCATGACGAAATTGAAGACGAGGAGGTAAGCCGATGA
- a CDS encoding ABC transporter permease, with protein sequence MAEDLVGSVRESLTTPVSMSARKIVPTVAGWALALTVPLVFLALFFLWPVGRMLGLGMSSAPVAWEVLGSGRTWRIVGQTLGMAVVATMGSLVLGIPGAYVLYRLRLPGRRFMRAFATAPFALPTVVVGVAFRALFDPSGPLGFLGFDQSTTAVVLAMVFFNYAVIVRTVGSMWAGIADLTAAARTLGASPARAFFTVTLPQLGPSIAAGGGLVFLFCATSFGIVQTLGRPGYGTLESEIYVQTTSYLNLDHAAVLSILQLVIVVFALVVSTALSSRTERALSVSVHRPQRVTREAIPALVITAGSLLFLAAPMVALVVGSLRSGGEWTFHNYLALGRPGAGFSGGTSVLDALDHSARIALDAAVVALAVGVILALALSRRPRMPLARAGQRVLDGVVLLPLGISAVTVGFGFLVTWGRVQSLPVGVIVPLAQAVVALPLVVRSLVPILRAIDPRMREAAATLGASPARVMATIDLPIMARGLGVAFGFAFAISLGEFGATSFLASPDYQTLPVLISKLLGRPGVDNYGMALAGSVILAGLTGTLMFVTDVLRPRGARGAF encoded by the coding sequence GTGGCAGAAGACCTGGTCGGGTCTGTTCGAGAATCGTTAACGACGCCGGTTTCGATGAGCGCAAGGAAGATTGTTCCGACTGTGGCCGGGTGGGCATTGGCGTTGACTGTGCCGCTGGTCTTCCTTGCGCTCTTTTTTCTTTGGCCGGTGGGCAGGATGCTGGGCTTGGGCATGTCGAGCGCGCCGGTGGCCTGGGAGGTGTTGGGTAGCGGCCGGACGTGGCGGATTGTGGGCCAGACGCTGGGGATGGCGGTGGTGGCGACGATGGGTTCGCTCGTCCTTGGTATCCCGGGGGCCTATGTTTTGTATCGCCTGCGTCTGCCGGGGCGCAGGTTCATGCGGGCGTTTGCGACTGCCCCGTTTGCGTTGCCGACCGTGGTGGTGGGTGTGGCTTTCCGCGCCTTGTTTGACCCGTCGGGTCCGTTGGGTTTCTTGGGCTTTGATCAGTCGACGACGGCGGTCGTCCTGGCCATGGTCTTCTTCAATTATGCGGTGATTGTGCGAACCGTTGGCTCGATGTGGGCGGGGATCGCGGATTTGACGGCGGCGGCCCGGACGCTGGGAGCGAGTCCGGCGCGCGCCTTCTTCACGGTGACGTTGCCACAGCTGGGCCCTTCTATTGCGGCTGGTGGCGGCCTTGTTTTCTTGTTTTGTGCCACGAGTTTCGGCATTGTGCAGACCTTGGGGCGTCCGGGTTATGGCACGCTTGAGTCTGAGATTTATGTGCAAACGACGTCGTACCTGAACTTGGATCATGCCGCCGTGTTGTCGATCCTTCAGCTCGTCATTGTTGTTTTTGCCCTCGTGGTGTCGACGGCGCTTTCGTCGCGGACGGAGCGGGCGCTGTCGGTGTCGGTTCACCGCCCGCAGCGCGTGACGCGCGAGGCGATCCCGGCGTTGGTGATCACCGCCGGTTCTTTGCTTTTTCTTGCGGCTCCGATGGTGGCCTTGGTGGTGGGGTCGCTGCGTTCGGGCGGTGAGTGGACGTTCCACAATTACCTCGCGCTAGGTCGGCCGGGGGCGGGCTTTTCTGGGGGCACCTCGGTCCTTGATGCGCTCGATCATTCGGCCCGCATCGCCTTGGATGCCGCCGTGGTTGCCCTGGCTGTTGGCGTGATTCTCGCCTTGGCTTTGTCGCGCCGCCCGCGCATGCCTCTCGCGCGCGCGGGCCAACGGGTTCTTGACGGAGTCGTGCTGTTGCCGCTGGGAATCAGTGCGGTGACGGTGGGCTTCGGTTTTTTGGTTACGTGGGGCCGGGTGCAGTCGCTGCCGGTGGGCGTGATCGTCCCGCTGGCCCAAGCCGTGGTGGCGTTGCCGCTGGTGGTGCGCTCGCTTGTGCCGATTTTGCGTGCGATTGACCCGAGGATGCGTGAGGCTGCTGCGACGCTCGGTGCGAGCCCGGCGCGGGTCATGGCGACGATCGACCTTCCGATCATGGCCCGCGGTCTGGGGGTTGCGTTCGGTTTTGCTTTTGCGATTTCCCTGGGTGAGTTTGGTGCGACCTCATTCCTGGCCAGCCCCGATTACCAGACTCTTCCCGTGCTGATTTCCAAGCTTCTTGGCCGGCCGGGCGTGGATAATTATGGGATGGCACTCGCCGGCTCGGTGATCCTCGCGGGCCTGACTGGCACGCTCATGTTCGTCACTGATGTGCTCCGCCCGCGTGGCGCTCGGGGCGCATTTTAA
- a CDS encoding DUF4235 domain-containing protein translates to MNIGWKLITMGIAGAAGVASNVVVNQVWEKGLGKQRPVDEDEMMQMPMRDLVVFTAVTAVVTAVVSTALKRKAAEWYGA, encoded by the coding sequence ATGAACATTGGTTGGAAGCTCATCACGATGGGTATCGCGGGCGCGGCCGGGGTTGCGTCGAATGTGGTGGTAAACCAGGTGTGGGAAAAGGGCCTTGGCAAGCAACGCCCGGTTGACGAAGACGAGATGATGCAGATGCCAATGCGTGACCTTGTTGTGTTCACCGCCGTCACCGCCGTGGTGACCGCCGTTGTGAGCACGGCTCTCAAGCGCAAGGCGGCGGAATGGTACGGAGCCTAG
- a CDS encoding thiamine ABC transporter substrate-binding protein: MKKALSLISVLTLSATLTGCSAVDQAKLTTGDTITVLTHDSFSISDEAKAKFEKETGMKLATTAPGDAGMVLNQLILNKDNPTVDAVFGIDNFSAQRALDEGVIADYTPEKDPGAKMRIGALTAIDAGDVCLNADPAYFKEHNLELPTSFKDLTKPEYKDLLVVTNPVVSSPGLAFLVGSIEQLGDGWQQYWTDMFKNGTKVVDSWSDAFYTDFSAADGKGAYPLVLSYASSPAYGKGAFVNVPGTCVAQAEYAGVVKGAKNEDGARKFIDFMLSETVQKDIPEKMYMYPVADVELPAEWAKYATRPADSIVPDPAKVAKNREAWQKTWSGLFENR, encoded by the coding sequence ATGAAGAAGGCCCTCAGCCTGATCTCCGTTCTTACATTATCTGCCACGCTGACCGGGTGCTCGGCGGTAGACCAAGCCAAACTCACCACGGGTGACACGATCACGGTTCTCACCCACGATTCTTTTTCGATCTCGGACGAGGCTAAAGCCAAGTTTGAGAAAGAAACGGGCATGAAGCTGGCAACCACGGCTCCGGGCGACGCGGGTATGGTGCTCAATCAGCTCATTTTAAACAAGGACAATCCGACTGTTGACGCCGTGTTCGGCATCGACAACTTCTCGGCTCAGCGTGCGCTTGATGAAGGTGTGATCGCGGATTACACGCCGGAGAAGGATCCGGGTGCGAAGATGCGCATTGGTGCGCTGACGGCGATCGACGCCGGCGATGTGTGCCTCAACGCGGATCCGGCCTACTTCAAGGAGCACAACCTTGAGCTGCCGACGTCGTTCAAGGATTTGACCAAGCCCGAGTACAAGGATCTCTTGGTTGTGACCAACCCGGTGGTGTCCAGCCCGGGTCTAGCGTTCCTGGTGGGATCAATCGAGCAGCTAGGTGATGGCTGGCAGCAGTACTGGACGGATATGTTCAAGAATGGCACGAAGGTGGTCGACTCGTGGTCGGACGCTTTCTACACTGATTTCTCGGCTGCCGACGGCAAGGGTGCCTATCCGCTCGTGTTGTCTTATGCGTCTTCGCCAGCCTACGGGAAGGGCGCTTTTGTGAACGTGCCGGGTACGTGCGTCGCGCAGGCCGAGTATGCCGGCGTGGTTAAGGGTGCGAAGAATGAGGACGGCGCCCGGAAGTTCATTGATTTCATGCTGTCGGAGACAGTCCAGAAGGATATTCCGGAGAAGATGTATATGTACCCGGTTGCTGATGTGGAGTTGCCTGCGGAGTGGGCCAAGTACGCGACGCGCCCGGCCGATTCGATCGTTCCGGATCCGGCGAAGGTGGCTAAGAACCGCGAGGCGTGGCAGAAGACCTGGTCGGGTCTGTTCGAGAATCGTTAA
- a CDS encoding monovalent cation/H+ antiporter complex subunit F has translation MIYVLGACIALLVVSALLVTVRLVKGPTSLDRMVSVDFLTSILIGGVAVLAAITRREDLLALFIALSLIGFVGSATLARFITPLQGGMGGSAAKSRENVVFGEHTWRFGRKSHRVWRVRRVESPAGGPGEPTNGGRSSDPGDLYDPDAVDFSGTDVDTEDVTEVGPKHGGATAVERMEP, from the coding sequence GTGATCTATGTTCTCGGTGCATGTATCGCCCTCTTGGTAGTCTCGGCGCTATTGGTCACGGTGCGGCTGGTCAAGGGGCCGACCTCGCTGGATCGGATGGTCTCCGTGGACTTCCTGACCTCGATACTGATCGGAGGAGTGGCGGTTCTCGCGGCGATCACGCGCCGCGAGGATCTGCTCGCCTTGTTCATTGCGCTTTCCCTCATCGGATTCGTCGGATCTGCCACGCTCGCACGCTTCATTACCCCGCTGCAGGGCGGGATGGGTGGGTCGGCCGCCAAAAGTCGTGAGAATGTGGTTTTTGGTGAACACACTTGGCGATTTGGGCGGAAATCTCACAGGGTTTGGCGGGTGCGCCGAGTAGAGAGCCCGGCTGGCGGCCCAGGAGAGCCGACAAACGGCGGGAGAAGCTCCGATCCAGGTGATTTGTACGATCCGGATGCTGTGGATTTCTCCGGTACGGACGTGGACACGGAGGACGTCACTGAGGTCGGGCCAAAGCACGGTGGCGCGACGGCGGTAGAAAGGATGGAGCCGTAA
- the mnhG gene encoding monovalent cation/H(+) antiporter subunit G, whose translation MEQLADYLGVALIAGGSIFTFIAAIGAYRYPDLLARQHVATKPQVLSLIMLMLGVCLMVQSATMTWTMMLVIGFQLITSPISAHMLSRAGYRTGRIDKSALLIDELGEDMKSGDDRA comes from the coding sequence ATGGAACAGCTTGCCGACTACCTCGGGGTTGCGCTCATCGCGGGCGGATCGATCTTTACCTTCATCGCCGCTATCGGCGCCTACCGTTACCCGGACCTGCTCGCTCGCCAGCACGTGGCCACCAAGCCGCAGGTGCTGTCGCTGATCATGCTCATGCTCGGCGTGTGCCTCATGGTCCAAAGCGCGACGATGACTTGGACGATGATGCTCGTCATCGGTTTTCAGCTCATTACCTCCCCAATCTCGGCCCACATGCTGTCGCGGGCGGGGTATCGGACGGGTCGAATCGACAAGTCGGCGCTGCTCATTGACGAGCTGGGTGAGGACATGAAGTCCGGAGACGACCGCGCGTAA
- a CDS encoding ABC transporter ATP-binding protein, with translation MLTLENIDLSYAEPPVHAVDHVSLDVPTGTIVALLGESGSGKSSLLRTVAGLETASGRVILNGRDVSSVPVHERNIGMVFQSGQLFPHRSVARNIAYGLEVRKLPKPERSARVAELLELVGLPGYENRPIVTLSGGQAQRVALARTLAPRPELVLLDEPLSALDRILRTRLSAQLRTILKAVDATAIYVTHDREEALNVADLIGVMHDGRLIQLGTAEQLLANPASETVNRLLA, from the coding sequence ATGCTGACGCTGGAGAATATCGACCTCAGCTACGCCGAGCCGCCCGTCCATGCGGTGGACCATGTGAGCCTGGACGTGCCCACGGGAACGATCGTGGCGCTCTTGGGCGAGTCCGGTTCGGGCAAGTCTTCGCTGTTGCGGACGGTCGCGGGTCTGGAGACGGCGTCGGGCCGTGTGATTCTCAACGGACGCGACGTCAGTAGCGTGCCCGTTCACGAACGCAATATCGGGATGGTTTTCCAAAGCGGGCAACTCTTTCCACACAGATCGGTGGCGCGCAATATCGCCTACGGCCTCGAAGTGCGCAAACTGCCGAAGCCTGAGCGGAGCGCGCGCGTGGCCGAACTGCTCGAGCTTGTGGGCTTGCCAGGCTATGAGAACCGGCCGATCGTCACCCTTTCCGGTGGGCAAGCCCAGCGTGTCGCCCTAGCGCGTACCCTTGCCCCGCGCCCGGAGCTGGTCCTTCTCGATGAGCCGCTCTCCGCTCTCGACCGCATCCTGCGCACCCGGCTCTCAGCCCAGCTGCGCACTATTCTTAAGGCCGTCGACGCCACGGCCATCTACGTCACGCACGATCGGGAGGAGGCGTTGAACGTTGCCGACCTCATCGGCGTCATGCACGACGGCCGGCTCATCCAGCTCGGCACCGCCGAACAGTTGCTGGCCAACCCTGCTTCCGAGACGGTTAACCGCCTGCTGGCTTAA
- a CDS encoding Na+/H+ antiporter subunit D, translating into MNWDFLVALPVVLPIFGAGLSLAFASVRRLQGILSASILGAVWVVAVALLYMSMAGPVVLDVASWAAPIGISMVADRLSAIMLFTSVTVTLIVLLYSLAQGVADGDDAAPIAVYHPAFLLLSAGVSHAFLSGDLFNIYVGFELLLTASFVLITLGGTRDRIRSGTVYVVVSLVSSVVFLVGIAMAYAATGTVSLAQLALRLPEIDPGVRLTIQVMLLVGFGIKAAVFPLSAWLPDSYPTAPAPVTAVFAGLLTKVGVYAIIRTQTLLFPYNRLTLVIAMIAIATMLMGILGAVAQQDIKRLLSFTLVSHIGYMIWGISLSSTIGLGATIYYAVHHITVQTALFLVVGLIERRGGTTSLVRLGSLAKFAPMLAALYIVPALNLAGIPPGSGFFGKVGLIQASVSRSAWIDWALIATGIICSLLTLYAVARAWNMAFWQTAPEPLPTKPIPWGMSGAAGALVIFSLVISFWAGPINKFTLDAAAELKARSPYIVAVLPEDGRGTGDSKDSGEGGTHE; encoded by the coding sequence ATGAATTGGGACTTCCTTGTTGCTCTCCCGGTTGTTCTGCCGATCTTTGGCGCCGGGCTCTCGCTCGCCTTCGCCTCGGTTCGCCGCCTCCAAGGCATCCTCTCAGCGAGTATCCTCGGCGCCGTGTGGGTGGTCGCCGTCGCGCTCCTCTACATGTCCATGGCAGGCCCCGTCGTCCTCGACGTCGCCAGCTGGGCCGCGCCCATCGGCATTTCCATGGTCGCGGACCGCCTCAGCGCCATCATGCTCTTCACCTCCGTCACCGTTACGCTCATCGTCCTGCTCTACTCCCTCGCCCAAGGCGTGGCCGACGGCGACGACGCCGCACCCATCGCCGTCTACCACCCCGCCTTCCTCCTCCTCTCGGCGGGAGTTTCCCACGCGTTCCTCAGCGGGGACCTGTTCAACATTTACGTCGGCTTCGAACTGCTGTTGACGGCGTCGTTCGTGCTCATCACGCTGGGTGGGACGCGAGACCGGATCCGTTCGGGAACCGTCTACGTGGTCGTCTCACTCGTGTCGTCGGTGGTCTTCCTCGTGGGCATCGCGATGGCGTACGCGGCCACGGGCACCGTCAGCCTCGCCCAACTGGCGCTGCGCCTACCCGAGATCGACCCCGGTGTGCGGCTCACCATCCAAGTTATGCTCCTCGTCGGCTTCGGCATCAAAGCCGCGGTCTTCCCGCTCTCAGCCTGGCTGCCCGACTCCTACCCCACAGCCCCCGCGCCCGTCACCGCCGTCTTCGCGGGCCTGCTGACCAAGGTTGGGGTTTACGCCATCATCCGCACCCAGACCCTGCTCTTCCCCTACAACCGGCTCACGCTCGTCATCGCCATGATCGCTATCGCAACCATGCTCATGGGCATCCTCGGTGCGGTCGCCCAGCAGGACATCAAGCGACTGTTGTCCTTCACCCTCGTTTCGCACATCGGCTACATGATCTGGGGAATCTCCCTATCGTCCACCATTGGGCTCGGGGCCACCATCTACTACGCCGTCCACCACATCACCGTGCAGACGGCACTCTTCCTCGTCGTAGGGCTCATCGAGCGCCGCGGCGGCACGACGTCGTTGGTGCGCCTGGGATCGCTTGCAAAATTTGCACCCATGCTTGCGGCCCTTTACATCGTGCCGGCATTGAACCTAGCGGGCATCCCGCCGGGGTCAGGCTTCTTCGGGAAGGTCGGCCTCATACAGGCCTCGGTGTCACGATCCGCCTGGATCGACTGGGCCTTGATCGCCACCGGAATCATATGCTCCCTGCTCACCCTCTACGCGGTGGCGCGCGCATGGAACATGGCGTTTTGGCAGACCGCGCCCGAGCCGCTGCCCACCAAACCCATCCCGTGGGGTATGAGCGGGGCCGCGGGCGCGCTCGTCATCTTCTCCCTCGTCATCTCGTTCTGGGCTGGCCCGATCAACAAGTTCACCCTTGACGCCGCCGCCGAACTCAAAGCGCGCTCGCCCTACATCGTGGCCGTCCTACCCGAGGACGGGCGCGGCACCGGCGACTCCAAGGACTCCGGCGAGGGAGGCACCCATGAGTGA
- a CDS encoding Na+/H+ antiporter subunit E, with product MSETRSRSAATGPAGMTARGAGRSTDGVVNTKSARAIRRAARRPGRFPHASVGMLAWLMLVWVLLWADPSTGTFLSGIIVALFVTTVAPFPYVPFDGRSRPIAVIHLMTHFLFDIVHSSFQMARFILSGRQPQAAIIRVHLRSHSDVYLAMISGMTALVPGSVVVEAHRVTGTLYVHVFDTHLAGGIEGIHRTVLELEERVLRAFASHDELVDAGYVPSSSRRAGRLPVPYAPATGAPREFGTAQSAAVVQAQHAKRDERQARTRRIAGNALQAEVEQ from the coding sequence ATGAGTGAAACGCGCAGCCGATCCGCCGCCACGGGTCCCGCAGGTATGACAGCCAGGGGCGCGGGTAGGTCCACCGACGGCGTCGTCAACACCAAATCCGCGCGCGCCATCCGCCGGGCGGCGCGCCGCCCCGGGCGCTTCCCCCACGCTTCGGTGGGAATGCTTGCCTGGCTCATGCTCGTGTGGGTCCTCCTCTGGGCAGACCCCTCCACCGGCACGTTCCTCTCAGGAATCATCGTCGCGCTCTTCGTCACCACCGTCGCGCCATTCCCATACGTGCCCTTCGACGGGCGGTCGCGCCCGATCGCCGTCATCCACCTGATGACACATTTCCTGTTCGACATCGTCCACTCCTCCTTCCAAATGGCACGATTCATCCTCTCCGGCCGCCAGCCCCAAGCCGCAATCATCCGCGTCCACCTGCGATCGCACTCAGACGTGTATCTGGCGATGATCTCGGGAATGACGGCGCTCGTGCCGGGCTCGGTGGTGGTGGAGGCGCATCGCGTGACGGGCACGCTCTACGTCCACGTCTTCGACACGCATCTGGCCGGCGGGATCGAGGGCATCCACCGCACCGTCCTCGAGCTGGAAGAACGGGTGTTGCGCGCGTTTGCCTCGCACGACGAGCTGGTGGACGCAGGCTACGTGCCTAGTTCCTCGAGGCGGGCCGGGCGCCTGCCCGTGCCCTACGCGCCCGCGACGGGAGCGCCGCGCGAATTCGGCACCGCTCAATCGGCCGCGGTTGTTCAGGCGCAGCATGCCAAGCGGGACGAACGCCAGGCGCGCACCCGCCGCATCGCCGGAAACGCACTTCAGGCGGAGGTGGAACAGTGA